The following is a genomic window from Labeo rohita strain BAU-BD-2019 chromosome 15, IGBB_LRoh.1.0, whole genome shotgun sequence.
catttatttattaattaagcagatgcttttatctcaAGCAACGTACAAATGAGAAATACAATTGATTTAGTATCTGTTTGGTGACAGAACCCAGCAACAGAGTTACAAAACATGAAATCTTTCTCTaaagggaaaaacagcaaaaatggtCATTGGGATTAGAAAACCAGCAAATAAACagtaaagcaaataaaaaaggtCCAGACTTCAGCCAACAAGGCTTGAAAACAAAACACCCTTGCGAGTGCAAAAACCAAAAACGTGTACCACATTGAAACAAAGCACAAACGCAATCAAGGAAAAGATGCCTCAACACAAGAGACAAGTACAAAACATAAAAGCCAGGATCCTGTCATAGACGCCCATACTGACTAAAGCAAACCTCAGTAAATCACTTGCATGATTCGTTTAAATACTGTACTCCCATAAATGAAAAGTgtctgaaaaagaaacaaatgcatATGCAATAAAATTAGCTGCTAAATAACTGTCTACACCTTTTCATTGCTGATCTTTCACTGTGTCCAGACTTCATGCAAAAAAAGTAGGTAAATATAAAGAGTTCACAATTTTTTCCCCTTGCAATTATAGAGCAGCATCTGTGGTGGTTTCAGTGCCAGAGCTACTTAAAGATACATTCAGTCACAAAcctattaataaatcatttgaattatatttacagtgatcaataaaaataagacaataaCCCAACCTCATTCATTATAAATGGATACAGAAAAATTGCACATAGATCAATGAATACAAATGCTACAAATAAATTGCTATATGAAATGTATGAATTCAATCatacagtcaaatttatttattatttatttacttaaaatgtagacaatctgtgtgtgtgtgtgtgtgtgtacatttatCTGAACTCCTTCAACTCAGTAATCCCAACACAGTGATTAAACCACAGAAGCAGTTTTAGGCAGGCCAAGGCTCCTGGGGACAGTAAGCTACAGGAGCAATACACACCGGCTAAGAGGAGGAAGAAAGCAGTGTGTGTGAAGGCAGAAGAGGGGTAAGTGGGCTGACCTGATAGGCTAAAGGATAATAGCAAACCCACTTTTCCAATGCTTTTCTTGGCTGTTCACTCGCTTGACAACAAGATGGACTTACTGTGACTTCTACTGAGCAGATATAAGGAAATGAGGAACTGCTGTGTACTTCTAACACAGACTAACACCTACTAAATAACAACAAGTAGGCTGTTTCAATAAGTGTGGATCTAATTTCCAAATTAGTAGACCGACCAATAATGTCAGCGCTATTGGCAATAAAGAAAGTCTTCACTCTTCCAAGACCTTCCCTAATCATAACATCGGCTTAAGAAGTACAGACCAGTGTCTGCTCCAGCCCCTGAGTTCGTTTCAGAAAGCAAAGTTCCCGAATCCGTTCCAGAAAGCAAAATTCCTGAATCAGTTCAAGAGAGTGAAGTTCCCAAATCCATTCCAGAGAGCGACATTATCAAGTCCATTCCAGAAAGTTAAGTTCCAAAATCCGTTCCAGAGAGTGAAGTTCCCGAATCTGTTCCAGAGAGCGAAGTTCTGGAAACCGTTCCAGAGAGTGACGTTCCCAAGTCTATTCCAGAAAGTTAAGTTCCTGAATCCGTTTCAGAGAGCGAAGTTCCCGAATCCGTTCCAGAGAGCGACGTTCCTAAGTCCATTCCAGAAAGTCAAGTTCCTGAATCTGTTCCAGAAAATGGCGTTCCCAAGTCCATTCCAGAGAGTTAAGTTCCCTAATCCATTCCAGAGAGCGAAGTTCCCAAATCTGTTCCAGAGAGCGACGTTCCCAAGTCCATTTCAGAAAGATAAGTTCCCGAATCCGTTCCAGAGAGCAGCGTTCCCAAGTCCATTCCAGAGAGTTAAGTTCCCTAATCCGTTCCAGAGAGCAAAGTTCCCGAATCCGTTCCAGAGAGCGACATTCCCAAGTCCATTCCAGAAAGATAAGTTCCCGAATCCATTCCAGACCGTGGCATTCCCAAGTCCATTTCAGCAAGTTAAATTCCCAAATCAGTTCCAGAGAGTGAAGTTCCTGAATCCATTCCAGAGAGCGATGTTCCCAAGTCCATTCCAGAAAGTTAAGTTCCTGAATCTGTTCCAGAGAACGGTGTTTCCAAGTCCATTCCAGAGAGTTAAGTTCCCTAATCCGTTCCAGAGAGCGAAGTTCCCAAATCCGTTCCAGAGAGCAACGTTCCCAAGTCCATTCCAGAAAGATAAGTTCCCGAATCCATTCCAGAGAGCAGCCAGCGTTCCCAAGTCCATTCCAGAGGGTTAAGTTCCCGAATCCGTTAGAGAGAGCGACATTCCGAAGTGGCTTTTTTTTCACACCTGGCTTTTTCATCCTTTGAGATTGTGGTTATCCCTGTGCCAATGTGCCTCATCACACCTCACATTTTGATGGTTCACTACACATTTGCCCCAAAAGTTGTCACAGCGTTCACATTGGTCCACTGCATCCAGAGGCAAAGAAACCTCATCAGGAGAGCAATGGTGCAACCATCAGAGCTCGGCTGGCAGCACCAGCCAACATACAGCTAGAGGAGCAAGGCTGTCACTAGcctgacagatttttttttttttttttgagaatagAAAAGAATGCTTGCTAGAAAAGTAGCAAAGgaagcaaatgcattttttgaaactagtgtaaaaacaattacatttacagATGTTAGTTCAATGACTGTAATTGaccaataaatgttttaaatgtttaaatatgtatttttttttacacacacatttacaattctaagtttaaaattggttaataaatgtttcaaacaGTGACAGGAATTGCTCACTCTTCTCCACCACTGCTTTCTCTCTCTTGCATCATCTTTTTCTGCCTCCAGCTTTACGAAGTCCAAGAGGTCGGGTGGTGGAGAAACAGCCACATAAACAGATGAAGCTGATGGCCATGGGTCATCCTGAACGGATGAGGATATTAAAACAGGTGGTGAAACAGAGGGATGCTTCCCAATAACCTCATCCATTAGGACGAACCAAGGCCATGCTGCAGCAGTAGCCTCTTCTGACTCTGTGCCAAACCCTGTTGGTGGACATTTCAACTCctaaagagggaaaaaaaaaaaaaaaaaaaagattagttaaacattttgacattgCAGATGCTGTTCTGATTCACAGGAAAATctgaaacatgataacatattgataaaaataaacagcaagGTAAAAGCCTCCATGAAAAGCTTTACGGacaattttagaaaaataaatatgtgaaaatgTGTTTCGAAAatttgttattatcattaacaaaTAGCCCTAAACCCcctgattagctggttcaggtgtgttctACTGGGATGACACTCTAAGTTAATATTATGAACACTGGAGAAACATAGTTACTAGTTTATCTTAAAGACAAAAATTATAGGCAATTGACTTAATCCAGTTCTGACTGAAACAAATGAATTTAACTTCTTTAGACTGGGAATACACAACCATTACTGTACCTATCTGAAATGCATCAATGAACCAAAACTTATTTTCTGCTCTCAGCTTAATAAACTTGGTtgtcatatttatatacactactaaACTTTACTTACACCACCTCTTAACCCTCTTGAAACATATTTCCATCACTGGAGAAAATATtgagtattatattttaaaaaaaaagaatactacTTACTTTTGTACATGCACAACACATCTTGAGAACTCATAACACAAGATCACATGATCATAACTGGAAATCACTTCCATCCGTCATCAGTCCTGCTCCTGTTTACTGTGCGGTCACAGCATTCATTTCGGTCATTTCATTGTAGAACTACTACTATCAAACAAAGTTCAGTCAAAGTGTGGTAATCAGTAGTCATGTGTGTActgtgaatttgaatttgatatACAATCACACACAGAAGAACAGAAGTTCTGTTATGATTTGTTCCTTAGTACACTAAATGGCAGTATGAAGAAGTGGCCATTGAAATGGACATCAGCAGTCCCTGTCAGCAAACGTATTTCAATGTTTTACTAATGACACCACATATCACATTTCAGTAAATGAGAGCGATTGCACTGAGAAACATGATCCCTCATGAATCTGGCTGGCCAACTTGACTCTGTTCCAGTGTATTTTACGGCATAATGCTCCAGTAATCACATTTGACCAATTGGACATTAGCTCTGTTTATGAGAAGTGAATATCGACTGGAGCCTCACAAGCAAACTTTGGTAAATGTATACTGCACAGTCATTCTGCCTTTTCTAGGCCCATAACACAATTTAGTCTCCATTTGCACATAAAGCCAACTCTGTAAAGCACACTTTTCCTTAAGACCTCACACCGTATcacaaatgtaaatacatacGTACAGATATATCCACACAGTAGATGTAAAAAACCATTAGCCTATTTTCACTGAGATATTTTTGAGGTCATATCAGTCATTCTGCATTAAATCACAGCGCCCATGTAACATGTTACTATAATAACTTGCAAAAGCAAAAACTAGAAAAGGTGGTTgcctaaaatgtttgtttaacgCACTTGTTTAGTCCGTGATCATATTTTCTGTAGATACCGTATGGCTCGGGTCTCTcgttcaaaagcattttttcaCCTGCTTTCTTGTCCTCAACAACACACGTGATTTGGGGAATCATCCGTGTGTCTAGCACAAATAATTACGGGCCAAGGTTTATTAATTgcttgaaaaacaaacaaaaacctaGCCAGATGGATGAGCAACAGTGAAAGTAGCAAACAGCACAGACACTGACCTGTAATTAGAAGAAGCTCCTGAAAACAATAGCTTCTGTATTACTCAGTCCTTACTAACCTTGTTAGACTGTAACATGAActgtataatgtaaaatatctcaTAAGTCATTTCTTGGGTTCTCGGCGAGCGACAAAGCCTGCCGTGTGAAAGCATCAGCAGGGGTGTTTAGTTTGAGTTGGTTCTGGCTATAATGGGTCCATTGAAACccacagagaaacagtgtcatgcatttttaatcagGTGGCTTCTGAGGTCGCCTGCTCCATTCTGAGGACGTAAATTATGAGAAACGGTGGGTTGAACGCTGAACCGAGCTGACAGAAAGACAATGACATTACCTCACGACAGGAAGAgagtgtttttattacattgatCTGTAATTTTCATTTCCAATATGCGAGCGCCAGAAGTCTTATCTGCAAACATCTGGatgggggctcgtccgggatcGTCGCTCCAGTGTGCTGTATGAAAAGATAAGAAAATAATTATCTCGGATGACATTCTGTGTTAGACTGTAACAGACGGTGAAGAAACATGAGAACAAGGACATTGCTGAGTGTTGCGTCCGGGTTTATGGGTTTCTCCTGTGAGGCTGTGCGGAGCTGTGcagagatccagtgtgaagaaGACCAGCGATGCTGCACTcagaacagcagcagcagcatcacGTCCGTCCGTCAACTCCCTCAGCACACTTTCGTAGACAACTTGGAATGGATCGCCCGTAAGCTGTCGGGACTGATGATCCTGCTGTTGCTCTTCGTGGTGGGTTATTTCATTCAGCGCGTCTTGTGTCCGCGTCCCCGCCGTCAAACGCCAGAGGAGCCGTCGCTTCTCCATGGACACGCGTCCCAGGACTCCCTCACAGGGGATTTCAGCTCTCCGGTGCTGCTGCTTCCCACGTACGAGGAAGTGAATCATCTGCCCACATATGAGGAGATCATGATGGAGGGGAATGGAGACAATCTGAACTCGAACACAGGAGCGACGGAGCAAAGACAAGCAACAGTGCAAACATCTAGAGGACCCAGAAACACTCTATAAGTAAATCTTTGTGTTTAACTTGATTCTGGAACAGCTAAAGCATTCACAATAATGCGTACCGTGTGTCATCATacagcttttcacttttcaCGACATTTTTACATTCAGGTTTGGCTCTTACAGTGAGTATTTTGAAATAACCAGTCCTAGACCGTGCAAAATTATCAGTAAAACGCATAAGTAATTGACCTCGTGGACAGTATTCATAACAGTTTTCATTGATTTGCTGGTCTTATTTGTGCAAAAAAGAGATGGACTGCTCAAATGAATAGGACAAACGCATATAGCTAGAACAACttgaaaaacagtttttagCTTAAGGTGAAAAAAGCACAGTATTCAAGACCATTGTCAGATTTTAATGTTGATGTGACGTGTTATTTAAACGTAATCCTGACAAACACCTTTAGTTTTATCCTTCCCACAAGCTCAGCGTAAACTTCAGACTTTCAGTGTCTCGATTACACTtttgtatataaaaaacatcatatgaTGTGATTTGTGGTGAAACAtatgatttgtcatttttaaaaaaaagtaagtataaAGCTGCTCCCTTAAATCCAACCCTCAGTGGGGCATGGGCAGGTCGTCACATGAAAATATGAGATTGTACAAATTTGTTGCCAATTTGCCAAACCTTAAAATAGTTACAAATCATCATGAGACTGTGTTGGCCAGCCTTATTCACAATCATGAATGCCCCCTTCAGCTGCGCTGCATTTGCCTTTTTTGTATGTTGGAATTTAATCactgaaggtcagcagcaaagactcgtagtaaaaataaaacaaagtttatttatataaaattcagAGTTTGTATTTCCTTGCATATTCTGACTCTTTTTGATGAATACAGAATCTGTTTTGTGCACATGAAAGTaaaaagcactgatgcaagCTCTGCTGCTGTTataaaaccacccagaacacctcaaacttaaaactgcttcaaactttagAAGACTTTTTTTTGAAGACTttgaggacttttttttttttttaaatcaaacttttgaAACTACTTTGGCCATTACTGAACGATGTGAGAACTGACCGTACAGGTGAGTATACTAAGAACAACACAACCAGGCAAGGCATTTAACTCAGGCAGTAACAGTTTCTCTTTGCACTCGCAAATAAACATAGACCAAATGCTAGAGTTGATAGGCAATTTAGCAGAGCACAGGAAAATACACAGGAGAACAGACAAAGCAGATCACCAAGTGTGAATGTACAGGTGAGCAATGCACAGGTGAAGAACAGGAGTCTGACAGTCTTTGGAGCCACATTGACAGGACCAGAAGATTAACGTATGTGCGTGAGGGGCGTAATAGATAAGAGCAGGGAGAGCAGCAATAATCCCCCCTAAGGAAACAGAACCAACATAAATGTGTTGCAGATATCATTAATGTTCAGTAATTTAATGTACACATTTTAGAAATGAGTCTGAGTCTTCAAAAGAGAATCAGAAAGCCAAATTCTGTCTGGATGAGAGGAGGAGTTGGGGATGGAGGAGAGTCATTCGCTATTGAGCAACGTGAAAGCTGCTGATAATACTGAAGGACCTTATACAGGAAGCTGAGAGAGGCGCCGTATACCTATAGGTAGACGTGGATCAGCTGAGAGTCAGCGGATGCAAGTGTAACCCCTCTCTCCGGGTCCTACTCGCACACCACTCCTAGCGGGTCTCAAACCCTGGTCTCCAGCATGGGAGGCGGGCTCACTAACAAGGAGGCTAAAGACCGCAGCCCCTAGAGTCAGTTGCTAGTGTgcctcttgagatcaggggagtgaggtttacctgcacaaCACCTACCGCTGGCCTCCGTTACACAAGCTTGACTAATGTGACCTGCCAGAACTAACACTATGCTTGATTTATAGGTGTATATAATCAGAATGCAGGAGAGGGTGAGCAGAGTATGTTAGGAGAGGGAAAGGAGAGCCTGGTATAGCTGTAACAGTGAGAAGAATCTTCTCCTAATCTT
Proteins encoded in this region:
- the LOC127177523 gene encoding uncharacterized membrane protein C3orf80 — protein: MRTRTLLSVASGFMGFSCEAVRSCAEIQCEEDQRCCTQNSSSSITSVRQLPQHTFVDNLEWIARKLSGLMILLLLFVVGYFIQRVLCPRPRRQTPEEPSLLHGHASQDSLTGDFSSPVLLLPTYEEVNHLPTYEEIMMEGNGDNLNSNTGATEQRQATVQTSRGPRNTL